In Oncorhynchus kisutch isolate 150728-3 linkage group LG5, Okis_V2, whole genome shotgun sequence, a genomic segment contains:
- the LOC109891510 gene encoding inhibitor of nuclear factor kappa-B kinase subunit epsilon-like, with translation MMVSTANYLWSLEYVLGQGTTASIYKARNKMTGQQVAVKVFKLMSYSRPYEVQMREFEMLRRLNHNIIVKLFSVEELRSKQRVLVMEYCSGGCLFSLLVEPENAFGLPEPELLIVLHCVGQCVCGWRRREVRSRGMRWCAPPNHLDEPFVLFPLVHGMNHLRENRVVHRDIKPGNIIHQVGEDGRSIYKLTEFGAARELEDDEKFVSLYGTEEYVHSDIYECAVLRKPQQKAYGVSVDLWSIGVTFYHAAASTSPFTPYGGPRKNKPTMYKVTTEKPVGAIAGVQRVDDGPIEWSYRLPQSCQLSRGLSGQLVPVLAGILEADQEKCWAFGQLFFATTEILQRVSVHLFCLQQAAAHRIYIHHHNRW, from the exons ATGATGGTGAGCACAGCCAACTACCTGTGGTCACTGGAATATGTGCTTGGGCAGGGGACCACTGCCAGCATCTATAAGGCCCGCAACAAG ATGACAGGGCAGCAGGTTGCGGTGAAGGTGTTTAAACTGATGAGCTACAGTCGTCCGTACGAGGTTCAGATGAGAGAGTTCGAGATGCTCAGGAGACTCAACCACAACATCATCGTCAAGCTCTTCTCCGTGGAGGAG ctgagGAGTAAACAGAGGGTGTTGGTGATGGAGTATTGTTCAGGAGGCTGTCTGTTCAGTCTGCTGGTGGAGCCAGAGAACGCCTTCGGTCTACCAGAACCAGAGCTCCTCATAGTACTACATtgtgtgggtcagtgtgtgtgtgggtggaggcGAAGAGAGGTTAGGAGCCGGGGGATGAGATGGTGTGCCCCCCCCAATCATTTGGATGAACCATTCGTCCTATTTCCTCTAGTGCACGGGATGAACCATCTGCGTGAGAACAGGGTGGTGCATCGAGATATTAAGCCTGGGAACATCATTCATCAGGTGGGAGAGGACGGGAGGTCCATCTATAAGCTAACAGAATTTGGAGCGGCCAGAGAACTAGAGGACGATGAGAAGTTTGTCTCCCTCTACGGGACAGAGGAAtacgt gcactcaGACATATATGAGTGTGCAGTGCTGCGGAAACCCCAGCAGAAGGCCTATGGTGTGAGTGTTGACCTGTGGAGTATTGGAGTGACGTTTTACCACGCTGCCGCCAGTACTTCACCCTTCACACCCTACGGAGGACCCCGCAAGAACAAGCCCACCAT GTATAAGGTCACCACAGAGAAGCCGGTAGGGGCCATTGCTGGAGTCCAGAGGGTTGACGACGGCCCTATAGAGTGGAGTTACCGCCTGCCACAGAGCTGCCAGCTCTC TAGGGGTCTGAGTGGTCAACTGGTGCCAGTGTTAGCTGGGATACTGGAGGCAGACCAGGAGAAGTGTTGGGCATTTGGCCAGTTATTTTTTGCCACCACAGAGATACTACAGAGAGTCTCAGTCCATCTGTTCTGCCTGCAACAGGCCGCAGCTCACCGCATATACATTCACCACCACAACAGGTGGTga